In Alkalihalobacillus sp. AL-G, the genomic stretch TGCCTTTTTAAACTAACGAGGCAGGAATATTGAGGATTTAATCAAACAAAGGTATTTTTGACTGTGGGAGCCTTATCAGGTGGAAACGTTAGGGCTTATATTAGCTGTTTCATTTAATTTGGATATTTTGAATAGTATCATAATTATTGGTGTATTAATTTTATTTGGACTAATTGTTTTAGCAATTTTAAACTTCCATTATCACAAAAGCTAAACAGCAGGATTTAAAACGAAAGAAGTGATTTAATGGGTTGGTTTTATCTTGAAGCTAATGATATAGAAGGTATAAAGTTTAGAATAGTCATTTCAGTAGGAATTTATCTTTTCATAGTGTTTTTTGCTATATTTTATTCTCTGTACAAAATTTCAATGATTTCACATAACAAGCGATTTAAAAACATTTTTTTATTTTTAATGAGTTTTCTTTTGCGTACTCCGTTCCAAAAAGTTGAAAGTATTGTTGGGGAAAAAGAGGAACTTACTATTAAAAGGATTTGGAAAGAAATAAGGATGGAAGTTTTAATCGTATTTTTTACAACATTGTGGTTAGTTGGAGCGTTAATAACGGGACTTAATCAAATTCAAGAATTTAAACAATAACTATTATCAGTGTTTTTAAGCTAAAGGGGGTACTTGCTGAATAAGCAACTGGCTCAACACATACTAAAGTGATTTGCAGTTATCAGAATGGATGAAGGATTGTAAAATTGAGATTAGAAAAATATATATGTAATCTAGCCATTACATTGCAGAAGTTATTTGGGAAGAACTAATGAAAGAAAAAGACACCACTTTCTACAGCTAACGGATAGCGTTACTGTAATAAAGCTAACGCGGATAAGACTAATAACGATCTTCCACAAATGGGGGCAAGAATTGAAGAACGGGGTTGCTGCGGCAACTCCTTTGCTTATTGAACAAACACAGCAGAAGTGTTGAAGAAGGGATAGTTAACAAGGGGGTAAATATGAGAAAAAAATTATTTAGTACCCTACCGTTATTGATGTTTCTTTTAATTGTAGGCTGTAGACGTGAAGATGATAATGTATACGATGCCGACTTTCAAGGTGCAATACTTGAAGTAAAGGAAGATAGTATCATCGTAGGAGAAGACGATATAGACCCAGAAGCATCTTATCCAACATATGTAATTATTATTGATGATAAGACAAAGTTTAGTGGGGAGGTTGAAAGATTTGAGGATTTAGACAAATTTGTAAGCCAAACAGAGCATCCGGAGCATGTGATTGTGCATTTATGGGTAATTGATAAAGGGAAAAATAACGAAATTGACAAAAGAGTAGCTAGTAAAGTTATTGTTGAAAAGGAGTAATCCTTAGCGGATAACTTATTCAACGGGGGCGAGAGTGGAAAATAGAAGAACCGGTCTCCCTTTTATGTTGAGAGAACCGATTCTTTGTTTACATAAATTGGTTTAGTGATCGATATCCGAATTTTGCTGGTTATACCACTTTATTTGAATTTACTTAAATGTATTTCTGATATAGTGTTGGTACCGTTTAAAATAAGCAGGGTAGCGCCAAGTGCATTTTCTTTCACTCTTTTTAACTCGGCATCATTTTTAATTTTGTATTCGAGGTGGAAGGATGCTTCCTTTCCGGGTAATAGTGCACCTCCTCCTCCGCCCCTGAATTGCATTTTCCTATATTTTGTGTATTTTTCCATTACCATTAAAGAGGTCAATTTTTTATCTGGTCTAACTGCAAGGTTGATTCCGATGTGATCATGACCTGGATAATCAATATGATCTAGTCTGGAATCTCCTGTATTTTTAATTTTGAAATCATATCGAAGAATTCGTTCGGGTTCAATAATTGTGATATTAGCATCAGTTACAATAAAGTTTTTATCTTCTTTGTTAAAATCAAATGCTGTTAAGGTTAAAATCGTCAAGGCTAACAATGACCATATCCATTTTTTCATAAATGTCCTCCAAGATGTCTTTTCGTATAAGATTTGTTGTAATTACGATTGCTATTCACGAAGAGGTTCCCAGACGCCTATGCCTGATCTGTCAATTGAAGTCTATGATCTCGACGATGAGCTTACTCGCTGAAAGAAGGGATTAAAATTAAGTATGGACCAGCTGAGGAGCTAAGGGGGGATTCGGCGATTTGTATAAGGGATCCATCCCATCCCAGGAAGCTTATCAATGAACCATCTGTGAATAAGTTAATAGGTGTGTCTAGCAAGAACACAATTTAATTTTTAAAGTTCTTCTGTTATAGGGCGCGCGCGACAAGTTCTGTTATAAGCGTATTGCGCGAAAAACAGGAAGTTTAATACATTAGACTTCAACTTTACAACGGAGGATGGGAATGAAAGAGCCATGTTTCTTGAAACCATCCCGTCAATACTCCTGCATGCGTTATAACTGACAGGTTATAGGGTGTGAAGCACAGGTGGATTCGGCAGAACGAAGGCTGAAGCCAGAAAGGTATGCCAACGGATATGCCGCACGGCTGAAAAACTAGATATGGTGAGAATGTTCTTTGAGAAGAGAACTGACGAACTTCTGAATGTACAGGTCTAGATTTTCAACATGGGGAAACTTATGTGTCATCCAACGATGACGTGAGTGGTGTGGAGTAAAAGTGCCCCCTCTGAAACACGCTATACCGAACAAAGGCGGTATCCAGCTCACAGGCTTATAGGAAGCACCTAAATCTAGAATGGATAGCTACGTTGTAAGGGACTTGGGAAACAAGAAACGTTTGAAACAAGGACTGTCATCCGAAACGGTTGCAATAAAGTAAAAGCAGAAATGCATTTATTCTTGTGAAGGTAGGGGTACGACTGACGAATCTCTTGTAATAGGAGTGGAGGAACAGCCCCAAGTCTAGCGAAGTGGAATGATTATTTTCCAAGCGTTCATCGCACCGATCGGGTAGGAATGTGGGAACATTGCCTCCGACAGGAGGGATGCCACAGTGCGAGCTTTTAGCAGGAAACATAAGTATTTCCTGTCTAAAGGTAACGAGGAACTTATAGTCTAGTACATATCGTTAGATGGAGCGCCGGATGCTGGGAAACTAGCACGTTCGGTGTGGAGCAGGGGAAAAGCTGGGGATAATATAGATGTTGTTTTGAGTTAGATTTAGTTAATTCCAGATAATTCTAGATTTAGTGCATTAAAGAGAGGTTAAATATGGAAATACTTGATAAGTACAAATTGATAGTTGTAGTCCATTATATTTATGCGATTTTCTGGTTTCTTGGTGATTTTCCATTTCCGATTTACAAGTATGTAGAATATGCAGATTATATAGTGGCCTTATCGGCTATTACCTGGATGTTTGTTTTCTATAAGAAAAAAGAACATTAGAAAGGGGAATAAACAATGGTACCCATATCGATAGAAGCGTATGTAAATAAGCATTGCGAAAATAATTCTGGGGAAAATCCGAATCAGTTAAGAGAAAATCTTAAACAGGCAGTTAAAGATAAGAAAAATGGAGCAACTTGCCACAACTGCGGTCAGGAAATCTGGGCGATTGGTAGTGCCGTCGCCTATCAAGGATGTTTTTCGTGTATAACTGGGGAAGCAGATTCCTCGGAAGACTATGAAGTCAACGAGGTGTGTTGGTCATAGAAGAAATTTCCCTTTTTTAACTGATGTTCATGAATCGGACGCAATTCAGAAGTCTTGAAATGTGTTCGTTATTCAAGAATTGGGGGCACTTCTGGAATAAGAAGGTGTCCGTTTTCCATATTAGGGCTAGCTTCTGGATTAAAAGAAGGTAAAAATACAGATTGGTAGAAGAATTTAATAATGTCTTTTTATGAATTAATCCTGGGTAGGAGATATAAAATGTTAATTAGAGAATATGTAGCAAGTGATGAGAAGGAATGGGTTCGATGCCGAACATTGGCTTTTTTAGATACTGCATACTTTGACGATGTCAGAAGGGAAAAAGAAAAATATGAAAACCCAGCCATTGAATTAGTCGCAGTTATTGAAAATCAAGTCGTTGGCTTAATTGACATCGAGTATGAACTTGAAGAAAACACAGTGTGCCCTAAAGGTAAAGGACTTGGAGGTATGATTTGGAATGTTGCTGTTCATCCTGACCTCCAAAGACATGGGATTGGGACTCAACTATTGTATGAAGCTGAAAGGATAGCTTTAGAAAAAGGTTTAAATCGACTTGAAGTTTGGACAAGAGACGATGATTGGGTGAATAAATGGTACGAAAAAAATAAATTCACTAAGGTTGATTCTTATTTTCATGTATTCATTGAAGGTTCAAAAGCAGTAAAACATGTCATACATAGTGAAAGTCCCGAAATAAAACCGGTTCAAATTTTTGCACATTATACAGGTAAAGATCTATCTTATATAAAAAATCGGTTTAAAAGAGTACATGAATGTAATTGTTA encodes the following:
- a CDS encoding GNAT family N-acetyltransferase, yielding MLIREYVASDEKEWVRCRTLAFLDTAYFDDVRREKEKYENPAIELVAVIENQVVGLIDIEYELEENTVCPKGKGLGGMIWNVAVHPDLQRHGIGTQLLYEAERIALEKGLNRLEVWTRDDDWVNKWYEKNKFTKVDSYFHVFIEGSKAVKHVIHSESPEIKPVQIFAHYTGKDLSYIKNRFKRVHECNCYQKNLV